A single window of Nicotiana sylvestris chromosome 3, ASM39365v2, whole genome shotgun sequence DNA harbors:
- the LOC138888710 gene encoding uncharacterized protein → MRDHIIGEDYQLWDIITDSPLATMKKNAEGVDVPKTRVDCNAGDLRKWEKNAKAKKWLVCGLGPDEYSRIQSCTTAKEIWDTLQVAHEGTPQVKRSRGILLYSQYENFTMGEGETT, encoded by the coding sequence ATGAGAGATCACATTATCGGAGAAGACTATCAGCTATGGGACATTATCACTGATAGTCCCCTGGCTACcatgaagaagaatgctgaaggagtagatgtgccaaaaacaagagttgaCTGCAATGCTGGGGACTtgaggaaatgggaaaagaatgccaaggccaagaaatggcttgtgtgtggactaggtccagacgagtacagtagaattcaaagttgtaccactgctaaggaaatctgggatACTTTGCAAGtagctcatgaaggaacacctcaagtgaagaggtccagaggaatactactgtattctcaatatgagaatttcaccatgggGGAAGGGGAAACCACCtag
- the LOC138888711 gene encoding uncharacterized protein — protein sequence MKSLSINVSLVEALEQMTDYAKFMNDLVTKKRSMNFETIKVTHQVSETMHSLAPNMEDTDAYTIPCIIESSEFAKSLCDLRASINLMPNSVFKTLGIGQPIPTSMRFTDYLGRPFLSTGKALYDVEAGELTFRVGDERVVFHVCKSMRQPNSNEVCSFVHLMTDVIVEETSATINVGNMLEAFLLNFDDDELDCFMECMNSLQGMGSYNYVPRKLSLYFENRKTPPTKPYIEEPPTLELKPLPPHLWYEFFCLCSTLPVILSSCLTNVQVDSILVVLQKRKKAIGWTLADIQEITHAFCMHKIKLEDGAKPSIENQRRLNEAMQEVVEKEIIKWLDVGVVYPISNSSWTSPV from the exons ATGAAGAGTCTCTCAATCAATGTGTCATTAGTTGAAGCTTTGGAACAAATGACCGATTATGCAAAATTTATGAATGATCTTGTGACAAAGAAGAGGTCAATGAACTTTGAGACCATCAAagtcactcatcaagtgagtgaaACTATGCATTCATTGGCTCCTAACATGGAGGATACCGATGCTTACACAATTCCCTGTATAATTGAAAGTTCTGAGTTTGCTAAATCTCTCTGTGATCTtagggcaagtatcaatttgatgcccaactcggttttcaagactttgggaattgggcaaccaataCCCACCTCAATGAGATT TACCGATTATCTTGGGAGACCTTTTCTTTCTACGGGTAAGGCTCTTTATGATGTTGAAGCCGGAGAACTTACTTTCCGGGTTGGTGATGAAAGAGTAGTATTCCATGTGTGTAAGTCCATGCGACAACCAAATAGCAATGAGGTGTGTTCTTTTGTGCACTTGATGACTGATGTTATTGTTGAAGAAACAAGTGCTACAATCAATGTTGGTAATATGTTGGAGGCCTtcttgctcaactttgatgatgacgagtTGGATTGCTTCATGGAATGTATGAAttctttgcaaggaatggggtcgtacaaCTATGTACCCCGAAAATTGTCCTTGTATTTTGAAAATAGGAAAACTCCTCCAACAAAGCCTTATATTGAAGAGCCTCCTacattggagttgaagccactgccTCCACATCTTTGGTATGAATTTTTTTGTCTTtgttctactttaccggttattctttcctcttgtttgactaacgtgcaggtagattccATTTTAGTGGTGCTGCAAAAGAGGAAGAAAGCTATTGGgtggaccttggcggatattcaGGAGATAACCCatgccttttgcatgcataagatcaagTTGGAAGATGGCGCCAAACCATCTATTGAaaatcaaaggagactcaatgaggctatgcaagaagttgtcgagaaggagattatcaagtggttggatgtcggggttgtctaccccatctccaatagttcgtggacttctccagtTTAA